From Antechinus flavipes isolate AdamAnt ecotype Samford, QLD, Australia chromosome 1, AdamAnt_v2, whole genome shotgun sequence:
aaatctggattcagaagaagcaaaagatttgaatttgtccaaaaatggaatgaactgggtggtggtggtggtatgtAGTGATTTGCTTATCACTTAAGTCAAACCAGTGTGAATTAAATATTTGGCATTCTGCTTTGGGTAAAGGTTCTACTTTACAATTCTACATCTAGTATTCAACAGGACTTTGGCAAAAACCTTATTTCAAGTGAGTGACAGAAAGGTCAGTAGAATATAATAGTAAGTGCTTATAGCCACAATCTCAACATATGTATGCAGAGACACATTTTCAACTTAAAAGTGGCTTAAGCTTACTAATGATACAGTATATCATTCATTCAAATTGACAAAGATTTGATAATGTTGGAGATATTGGGACCACGGAAAAATGctttaaacaaacaaatcaatAGTCTGTAtagcaaagaaaattatttattgtaaaCAAGATATAAAGTACAACATAAGAAATATtgtgcaaatcttaaagtagtCACAAGAATGTTTTTGACATTACAATGAAATTTCTCTATAATGTTTCCCATGGGGCCAAGTTTTGAAActgtatattaagaaaaaatttgaagAGGTAATATTGCTTTTTGGCCTTTACCTGAATGTTTAAAAACTAAACCTgatacatataaaaatgctaaagaaacaatataatgaaaaatttcattGTATATGCCAAACAGCTCACTTTGCTCTACTGTGTATAACATCCACGATACAACAGGATATAATAGAAATACTGTTAATGAAAGTTATGTACTAATTATTCCCACTTCCCCTCTACCCAAAAAATTCCTAAAACAGGACAGTTTTTTTGGTTGTCCTTTTGTTAACTTAAACAAtaatcccccctcccccactaaCTTTCTAGTTCAATACAGCACACATTATATCCTTATTATATAAGAATTTTTTACTTATAATAGAACCATTTTTCAAAGAGTAACTTATTTTTGATGTCCCTTCTTAAAACTgcaagatttttttcattttcagataattttttcacAAAGTGCAGCGTATCTCAAGAGTTTAGGGAAAACACAATGgcataaacaatttttaattctACACTGGAAACTGCAGGCAAACTAAAAGTTTAGAACATCGTGAGATGCTTAAAAAGTCATTTGTTTTAACTTCATGACtaaagacaaaaagtaaaacaCAAGGAGCTATACATTAATAGAATTAAATTTATGAGGTCTCCAGTTTAGGTAGTCCTCTCCAGCCACAAATGGCTTTGTTTTGTCCAATTGTGGAAAACTGCCAGTACTAATTAAAAGTTGACAACTGCATTCACTAACTATAGAGATACGAAGAAACAAGATAATTACTCAGCTAGGAAAAGATGACAATATTTGCAGTAATTAATGCAAACCAACATTACATGTCTACTTCTGtaccatgtttctttttttgtctataCTCTCTTGAAACCACAAAGTACTTTAAAAGGATCCCACTCAAAGTTGGGATCAAATGTGCTAACACATTAGGCACACCAATTCAAAAACTGTGCTGCCTGTTGTCCTGATCAGAAACCTTCAGAAGAAGGAAAGACTCTCTTCCCTCCTCGTGTGCAAATGAAATCTGCCTTTCTGTGAATGCCCGGCCCCCATTCTGCCCATATCTctgcattttctcatctctaaccCAGAGTGGGCCTTTGCCCCAGAAGCCCCGAGAGCCCCAAAGCATCCGGGCCGGAGTGGAAGCACTTTTACATCACTGCTGATAGTGGCTATGACCAACATTAGTTCTGATGTTGTCTTCAGGTGCTCTTACTTTCACTGTGTTGTAGCAGGTGCTGAGGGAGAAGCAATGTCATTTAACTTGCTCACTTCCATCTGCCAGTTGGGGAGCTTCTTAGCAGACAGATGGCGACGGGCGTGCTTGGTCAAATGGTCACTCCTCATGAATCGCCGATCACACATAGGACAGGCAAACTTCTTTTCGCCTGTGTGTGTTCTGCGATGTCGCGAGAGTTCATCTGAGCGGGCAAACTTCCTTTCACAACCTTTCCAGCTACAGCTAAAAGGCTTTTCtcctaaaacaaaaacagacagatcataattttaaaaaaaaactagaatgatGACTCGATGTCATCTATGCATTTTATATCATCTATGATATAGAAAAACTACATGATGTGATCCGACTGCTTTTAAAGCCATTCAAAAAGAATGCTATTAATGTTGCCCATGCAAAACTTCCAGATTACCTAATCATACCCCATCACATGTGCCATgtaaaattgcaaaatatttcttATACATAAATGACTCCAGGCTAAGACAAATCAGCTTTTTCAATCATGCATAGTtcaaagatcaaattttctataagCTATTGGTATGCTTACAATACTATTACAACATGCTTTACAAATGTGCCTCTGTTGACAGTCAACAGAATTATAAGTAAAAATCTTTCTAACCAAAGAAGACATAAATCAATCAATACCTGTATGTGTTCTCATGTGGGCTTTTAAGtgagaacttttaaaataagtcTTTCCACATCCTGGGTGACTGCAAATGTGACTTCTTATTCTCAATGAGTCAATCTGTGCCGTAACTTTTGTTGTAGAAGGCGCAAAACCTGGAGCAGGAGCAATGGGAGAGAGTCTGGTGCCATTTGGGCTCATCACTGAAGGTTTGGGGTTTTGGACTACAGATTGTGGCACGACAAACATGACAGCACCTTTAGGGACTTGTGTTCCCATAAACACAACAGGCTGGCAAAGGGCTGGCTGTTGACTAGGTGGAGTGTTAGGGACAACTGCTGTTACAACAGGGTTGTTTGTAGGGAGGGGGACCATCTGCGGAACCATCTGGCAAATGACTGGCACGGGTGGAACTCCACTTGCTGATGTAGCACGTGGGGAGACCAACACTGACTTTTGTTTTGGGGAGACAGGAAGTAGCTGGGGGCTACAGATGACAGTCTCTGAAGAAGGCACGGAAATGTCACTTAGAGCAGCACCTGCTTTTTCTTCCACGTGGGCCACCGTGGTGCTCTCACATTTGGCTCTGTTCGGTGACACAGCTGCACACGGCACATTTTTCCTTGTTGTCTCAACACTTAGGTgagatcttcttttaaaaacattgtcCTGGTATTTTAGCATACTGGCAGCTTTCATGGGACAGGTTCTGTGATTACACAGTTGAGCATCAGCTGTGTGACGAATTACACTTGTAGCCTGAGCTTTCAAAGGCCTTGGCGCTGGTAACTGGCCCTTATCATTCTCTTCAAAATCACCCCCACGGAGAGGCTTTGAAGTGTCAGCAAATGATTTAAAGTGTCCGGTAGATGGCGCTGACACCACTGAATTGGGTACATGGGAGGCTTCAAAGTCTGATGGACTATAGGGCGGAGTCAAAcactagagaaagagaaatataaaaatattagccaaaaaaaaaaaaaccctgctaaTTCTGTTAACAGCACTGTAAAAAATCTGCTACAGGCAACAACATTAAAGAGTAACTCACAAATGCTGGTATGGCATGGAAGTCGGCTGTGCCAGGTAGCAAGCCCTCCTCAGTTTCCTCGGACACATCAGAGGCTGGTGTAATTGGTCTAATTTCAGTGTATTTCTTGAAATCAGGCTTCCAACTGCAGCAGCTCATGGACATAAGGGCTTCTACAGCCTCAAAATCACTTTTCTCTGTAGAATTGTTCCAGGAACATCTACCTTCTTTTggtttttcaaaaatcatttctgcctgcaaaaagacaaaataagaaattatcaCTACTTTTTCCCAACTAAGTGGTAAACAGAATTACAGTTTAATTTATGAAAACAACCAAGTTATGTGAACACCatttgatgttaaaaaaaaaaaagtttttattctttccttccctattaTGAGACAAATGAAATGGTTACTGTGTTCAGGAGACTGAAAACTTATGTTAggtacaataaaaaataaatctcaccATGTAGATATTCAGGGGTAAATATTAACTAATATAATGTTCAGGAGATAAAGTATGAATTTGTGTTAACTGGACTTGTAAATCAAGAGAGATGGATCTGAAATCAAATGACTCACTAACCATTAAATGGCCTTGGACAAAAGTTTAGGGTGCATGCATTATATTAATATTACacttttgtgttaaaaaaaaaaaaagctgcaaaaATTCTGTGAGCTTTCTTCTCTGGTGTGaatttctaatagaaaaaaatgcccTCTTTTTCTTATAGAAGCAGAGGGGATATATATAATGGAAACAGGATTGAAGGTTTAGGGGACCTAGGTTACATttctgctttataaatatcttttagACAGTggaccttcatttcctcatctaaaatgtAGAGATTGGACTACATCAGGGATAGGGATGTCCTTGTTTTTCAAACTAtagtacaaaataattttcttttgcattcctATGAACTTTGATATGCATTTATGT
This genomic window contains:
- the KLF10 gene encoding Krueppel-like factor 10, whose amino-acid sequence is MLNFGSSLQQPSAEMIFEKPKEGRCSWNNSTEKSDFEAVEALMSMSCCSWKPDFKKYTEIRPITPASDVSEETEEGLLPGTADFHAIPAFCLTPPYSPSDFEASHVPNSVVSAPSTGHFKSFADTSKPLRGGDFEENDKGQLPAPRPLKAQATSVIRHTADAQLCNHRTCPMKAASMLKYQDNVFKRRSHLSVETTRKNVPCAAVSPNRAKCESTTVAHVEEKAGAALSDISVPSSETVICSPQLLPVSPKQKSVLVSPRATSASGVPPVPVICQMVPQMVPLPTNNPVVTAVVPNTPPSQQPALCQPVVFMGTQVPKGAVMFVVPQSVVQNPKPSVMSPNGTRLSPIAPAPGFAPSTTKVTAQIDSLRIRSHICSHPGCGKTYFKSSHLKAHMRTHTGEKPFSCSWKGCERKFARSDELSRHRRTHTGEKKFACPMCDRRFMRSDHLTKHARRHLSAKKLPNWQMEVSKLNDIASPSAPATTQ